The Ensifer adhaerens genome contains a region encoding:
- a CDS encoding glucosaminidase domain-containing protein, with protein MASRRERFYNEAYSQARQAGLNDAQARLAASQASLETGYGRSVVGNNYFGIKAGSSWNGPTVTAGTWEDTANGPVRERARFRSYESPVNAFGDWARTVSRKWSDAFTAPTFNEAVEGLNYGRQGGYATDRKYGSKLRAIDAKYGPQASATTGIMSAVNPPASATPMARPMSLAEQYGLYDAGRTAARDIGLLRQDVAAQDPMGQLKRDLIARNKAYEMATAPAPGGLLEALPEAPVATVGVEGAAGSPVVTAYDQAPQADASPFNSVMGNQGLLSPQEQEMMAAQQARVAGMGPNRNAQLAKAAKKGLGAFGGGLLGGMLLGPLGAVAGGLLGPTILNSVTQSPNFPAAPQNTPKGDGRLTDYGRQVQRESGQFDRAVRSGSSGLW; from the coding sequence ATGGCGTCACGGCGTGAGCGCTTTTACAACGAGGCCTATAGCCAGGCACGGCAGGCAGGCTTGAACGATGCCCAGGCGCGTCTTGCCGCCTCTCAGGCTTCGCTAGAGACCGGCTATGGGCGCAGTGTCGTTGGCAACAACTACTTCGGCATTAAAGCCGGGTCGTCCTGGAATGGACCGACTGTCACGGCAGGCACCTGGGAAGACACTGCGAATGGCCCTGTCCGCGAGCGGGCTCGTTTCCGCTCCTATGAGAGCCCGGTCAATGCCTTTGGCGATTGGGCGCGCACTGTCAGCCGGAAATGGAGCGATGCCTTTACCGCCCCGACCTTCAACGAAGCCGTCGAAGGGCTGAATTACGGGCGTCAGGGCGGCTATGCCACCGATCGTAAGTACGGCTCGAAGCTCCGCGCGATCGACGCGAAGTACGGCCCTCAGGCCTCAGCCACTACCGGCATCATGTCAGCCGTCAACCCTCCAGCGAGTGCAACACCCATGGCAAGACCTATGAGCTTGGCCGAGCAATACGGCCTGTATGACGCAGGCCGAACGGCAGCCCGCGATATTGGTCTGTTGCGGCAGGACGTAGCCGCTCAAGACCCTATGGGCCAGTTGAAGCGAGATCTGATCGCACGAAACAAGGCTTATGAGATGGCGACGGCTCCCGCTCCCGGTGGCTTGCTCGAAGCCCTCCCGGAGGCCCCCGTGGCAACGGTCGGCGTCGAAGGCGCTGCTGGCTCTCCGGTCGTAACCGCCTACGATCAGGCCCCACAAGCAGATGCTTCGCCGTTCAATTCGGTCATGGGCAATCAGGGCCTTCTGTCTCCTCAAGAGCAAGAAATGATGGCCGCGCAGCAGGCTCGTGTTGCCGGAATGGGCCCGAACCGAAACGCACAGCTCGCCAAGGCGGCTAAAAAGGGTCTCGGCGCATTCGGCGGCGGTCTTCTCGGCGGGATGCTTCTCGGTCCGCTTGGCGCGGTCGCTGGTGGCCTTCTCGGGCCGACAATTCTCAATTCCGTCACGCAATCCCCGAACTTCCCAGCAGCCCCCCAGAACACGCCCAAGGGCGACGGGCGTCTGACCGACTATGGGCGGCAAGTGCAGCGCGAAAGCGGACAATTCGACCGGGCTGTTCGCTCCG